In Aegilops tauschii subsp. strangulata cultivar AL8/78 chromosome 3, Aet v6.0, whole genome shotgun sequence, one genomic interval encodes:
- the LOC109780325 gene encoding protein ULTRAPETALA 1, with translation MAAANGGGAALFSEEELRDVSGLRLREGFVEMMCGCTSRRYGDAVGRLLIYPSGELEISCDCTPGCREEKLTPSAFEKHSGRETAGKWRNTVWVMIDGEKVPLGKTEFLKYYSLSNKSVNGSNRSRNGRPLHRDEFIRCTRCDKERRFRLRTKEECRIYHDALAKPNRTCANLTADSVTCDDDEERGSRKVLKGCSRAASCAGCEKCVCFGCEMCRFTDCGCQTCVDFYRNSKE, from the exons ATGGCGGCGGCGAACGGAGGCGGCGCGGCGCTGTTCAGCGAGGAGGAACTCCGGGATGTGAGCGGGCTGCGCCTGCGCGAGGGCTTCGTGGAGATGATGTGCGGATGCACCAGCCGCCGCTACGGCGACGCCGTCGGCCGCCTCTTAATCTACCCGTCCGGCGAGCTGGAGATTAGCTGCGACTGCACGCCCGGCTGCCGCGAAG AAAAGCTGACTCCTTCAGCGTTTGAGAAGCACTCTGGAAGGGAGACTGCAGGAAAGTGGAGGAACACCGTGTGGGTCATGATTGATGGAGAAAAGGTTCCACTGGGAAAGACGGAATTTCTCAAATACTACAGCCTGTCAAACAAGTCTGTTAATGGCTCGAACAGAAGTCGTAATGGACGCCCATTGCACCGTGATGAGTTCATCCGCTGTACAAGATGTGACAAGGAGAGGAGGTTTCGTCTTCGGACCAAAGAAGAGTGCCGTATTTACCATGATGCTCTTGCAAAACCTAACCGGACATGTGCAAATTTGACGGCTGACAG CGTCACCTGCGATGACGACGAGGAGCGAGGGAGCCGCAAGGTGCTCAAGGGGTGCTCGCGCGCGGCGTCGTGCGCGGGCTGCGAGAAGTGCGTGTGCTTCGGGTGCGAGATGTGCCGCTTCACCGACTGCGGATGCCAGACCTGCGTCGACTTCTACCGCAACTCCAAGGAGTAG